Genomic segment of Aliarcobacter trophiarum LMG 25534:
TATCAACTATCGCATAACTCTCACCATCTGCAACATATCTATCAATTGTATCAATATTCTCAACAGGAATTAAAAGTCTATCTTCTCCTTGATAGTTGATTACAACAAAATCTCTTTTTGCTCCCATTATTGAAACTGGTTCTATCCCTTTATATACACCAATTCCATGCTTTTCATGAACCACAAAATCATTTAAAACTAACTCATCAACAACTAGTTTTACTCTTTTTTTTCTCTTCTTATTTATCTCTTTATTTAAAGAGATTATAAGTTCCTTACTACTTAATAGATTTATTATCTCTTCACTAAAGTGATATTTTATTAGCTTATCATCAAGTGAAAGTTCAAGAGCTTTTACTCTTGCCTCACTAGTAGTTATAATAGTGATTTTTTTGTCTTTATGAAAAGAGATAAACTCTTTTATATTTGAAGGGCTTACCTCTTTATAATCCTTACTTGAATATATTTGAGGAAGAGTTAAAAACTTATCTTTATTTAACCTTTTTTCCTCAAAAATATAAGCCTCATCTAACTCACTTAGAGCTTCTTGTGTAATAAATGAGTTCATATTTTGTGGCAAATAGTGTGCAAGATTATCTAAATACCAAAAACCTAAAGAGTGAATATCTTTTACAAAAGCATCACTTGTTGAAAGCTCTATTTTAGAGTTTATCTCTTCAAAACTATCTTCATTTAAAGCTAAAAAAGCAGGAGTTATATTAAAACTCTCAAGCTCATCTTTTTGTGATTTTTGATCTTCAATATCAAATTTTCTAATACTTTCAACTTCATCATCAAATAAGCTAACACGATACCCAAAATCACTCCCCAAAGGTGCAATATCAAAAATATCTCCTCGAAAAGAGACCTCTCCTAAACTAGTAACAATATCTACAAAATAGTATCCCCAACTATAGAGTTTTTGCTTAAAAGAGTTTAAATCAAGTTTATCACCAAAATTTATTATAAACTCATCAAAACACTCTTTTTTTGGCATAGGAAAGCTAATAGTCCTAAGAGGTGAAATAAGTATCTTATCCTCTTTTTTATATCTATAAAAATCTTGTAGAGCTTTTGTAATATCTTGTAATTCATCACTAAAAGAGTGTAAATCATCTTTGAAATTTGCTCTAAAATCTGATAAAACAAATGGCTTAAAGCCTAAAAATGAGACAATATGTGAAGCTTCTATAGCTTGTTTATCATCATTTACTATTAGAAGTTGGCATTTTTTTAGATTTTTTTCATCTTTTAAACTTTTTAAAAATTCATATATATTTTTCACTATTTCTCTTTGCTTAACTCAAAATCATTTGTAGTTTTATCATAATAGTATGCTGGATATGGAGTCTCATTTAATAAAAAAACTAAATTTGCACTATCAAAACCAGCTTTTTGTAAACCTTTCTTGAAAACTTCCAAAATATAAGCTTTTGTAGCAAAAGTTGTAGTTGTCGAGTTTCCTGTATATGTAAACTCCTCATTCTCAACTCTTATAAAACCCTCTTTCTTCACATGTTTTTCAAATCTATCTTTATCAACTATTCCAACAACATCTAACAAAACCAAAACATCTATTGTAACCATCAAAAACCCTCAAAAAAAATTCATGGATTTTAACATAAAGTAGATTTATGCAAAATTACCTATTTTTTTGCTATTATTATATATTATTATATAATTTTAATCTTTATTAAAGGATTTTTGATGAACTATGAACTTCTAAGTCGCCTTGCTATGCAAGATTCAGAAAGGCTAAAGAGTGAAAATCTTATTTTGGTAAAAAAAATTGTTCTTCTTGAGCAAGAAAATAAAAACCTAAAAGAGTTTAATTCTATTATTGAAAAAGAAAAGAATGCCTATAAAGAGAGAATTGGTCAGATAAAAAATGAGCTAAATGGTTTGGTTATTGAGAAAAATCTACTTTTAGATGAGATTATAATACTTGAAAATAGAGTAAAGAAACTAGAAGAGAAGATATCAATTCAAAATCAAGAAAAAGAAGAAAAATTCTCGCAAAGAGAGAAAATAAGAGTAAATGAAGATGGAGAGCTTATAAGAAATAAAGAGGAAATAAGAGCCAAAAATATACCAAAATCAGTTGAGTTTTACTCATAGTTAAACAAAAAAGAGTAAAAAAATATTTTTACTCTTTTATTTTAAACTACTTTTTACAGTGTTCAGCGTAATATCCACCAAATTTAGTCTTTTTGCCCTCTTTATTTTCAGAAGCACTATACTTTGTCACAACTGGATTACACTCATCAATCCATTGATTAATCCCATAAACCTTAACCTCATCAAAGCCCATTTGTCTAAATGTTTGAGCATTTATAACAGCCCTACTAGCTGTATTACAAACCACTATAAGCTTTCGTTTTACAAACTTATCATCATCATCTAAAACTATATTTTCAAGAGCTTTTTCAGGAGCTTCACGTCCTACTCTCATACTTCCAGCAATAGCACCAGCTGCCCACTCTTCCATTGTTCTTACATCTACAACTGCCCAATCTTTTGAAGATAGTGCTTTTTTAACATCATCAGTAGTTGCCAAATTTCCATCTTTTTTTGCCTCTTCCTTTAAATTTTTACTTAAAGTATCATAATCTATAAAATCACTAGCAAATAGTGAACTAAAAATCAAAGACCCAGCAACTATAATTTTTCCAAATTTCATATTTAACTCCTAAAATAAAATGTTGTTTAGTGTATAAGAAAGTGCATTAAACTATTATAAAAAATTATACTTAATAGTTTTATTTTTATTATAAAATATGCTTATTTATAATGCATATTTTTGTAGCCTTCTAGCCTTTTTCTATAAGTAGAGTTAAGCATAGGATTTCTAAAATCTAAAAAATCAATAGCCAAACACTCTTGATTTCCACGCCCAATTCTTCCTAAATATTGAATTAATCTTCCATAAAAAGATATAGGTGTTGCAAATATTATAGTGTTTAAATGAGGAAAATCTATCCCCTCTCCAAAAAAGGAGCTAGTTGCTAATATTAGTGAGCTAGTTTTTACTTTTTGCATATTTTCTACTTGCTCTTTTTTATTTTGGCTTCCATGAACACTCACAAAATCTATATTTTGCTCTTTTAATATATTTTCCAAAAGGTTTAAGTGCTCTATTCTATCACTTAAAAGCAATATTTTTCTATTTTGATGCTCTTTTATCGTTTCTACTATTTGTCTATTTCTATCTTCATTTGAAACTAGCTCATTTATAATTGCTGCATAATTATCAGCACTACTTGTAAACTCTGTCTTTATTACAAGAAGTTTATTTGTGTGAGTTTTTGGTTTTTTATACTCATAAGAGATACTTCCTAATTGCTGGTATAAAATAGGATCAAGCTCATCTTTTCTATTTGGTGTTGCACTAAGTCCTAAAATAAACTTTCCACAAAAATTTTTAACAATCTGTTCAAAGGTAAGAGCTGGAATATGATGACACTCATCAACAATCACTTGTGTATAATTTTTTACTAATTCAGGGCTATTATTTAAGCTTTGCATTGTAGCTATATCTATATTCCCATTAAGACTATTTTTGCTTTTTCCTAAAAAACCAATATCGCTCTTTTTGTATCCAAAATAGTCAACAAAACGGCTAATCCACTGGTCAAGTAACATATTTTTATTTACAATTATAAGGGTTTTTACAGCTCTTTTCTCAAATATTTTTGCACCAATTAAAGTCTTTCCAAATCCAGGAGGTGCCACACAAATTGAACTATCATATTTCAAAATCTCTTTTATGGCATCCTCTTGCTCTGGTCTTAGAGTAAACTGAACTTTTTTTGTATCTATTTTTTCATAAACTCTATAATCTTTAATCTCATATTTAACTAAATTATAGTTTAAATACAAAAAAAGTTTCTCCTTTAAACCTCTAGGAAGTGTTAAAAAATCTCCACTCTCTTCATAACCTTTTAAATATTTTGGAGTATTATATAGTGGTTTTCTAAGGCTAAGTAGAAGTTTTATTTGAGGATTTTCAAAACTTGCAAATGATTTTAATTTACTTATAAAACTCTTTGACAAGCTTTGTATTGGAAATTTTATTCCACTATCTAAAACTATTTGAAAACTATTTTGTGGAAAATCTACAGTTTTTAAATCTTTTTCAATATTTTGTGGCTTTAAAACTTGTGCAAAACTATAAATCTGCTCTTTAGATGCTTTATT
This window contains:
- a CDS encoding rhodanese-like domain-containing protein, translating into MKFGKIIVAGSLIFSSLFASDFIDYDTLSKNLKEEAKKDGNLATTDDVKKALSSKDWAVVDVRTMEEWAAGAIAGSMRVGREAPEKALENIVLDDDDKFVKRKLIVVCNTASRAVINAQTFRQMGFDEVKVYGINQWIDECNPVVTKYSASENKEGKKTKFGGYYAEHCKK
- a CDS encoding DEAD/DEAH box helicase; protein product: MRSVEKELEELYFQKQQLETKIKELEEHIKNQKVLDRKRFTKDEKIDLFRETFVNRADIYAKKWKSKDGSKEGFSAVTKTFMGDDFLPLTNKDLEEHLRGNIFLASYLIDRNQECSYVVLELNSEDVFKLQRALSELNIPASYSLSSYKSIFAWIFFEEKISSKISYSFVYFLQKKANISAKLYPNSEFSTKEKLGSYIELPLQLKYRDKNSTVFLDINKKKIFHDQWNYLANINKASKEQIYSFAQVLKPQNIEKDLKTVDFPQNSFQIVLDSGIKFPIQSLSKSFISKLKSFASFENPQIKLLLSLRKPLYNTPKYLKGYEESGDFLTLPRGLKEKLFLYLNYNLVKYEIKDYRVYEKIDTKKVQFTLRPEQEDAIKEILKYDSSICVAPPGFGKTLIGAKIFEKRAVKTLIIVNKNMLLDQWISRFVDYFGYKKSDIGFLGKSKNSLNGNIDIATMQSLNNSPELVKNYTQVIVDECHHIPALTFEQIVKNFCGKFILGLSATPNRKDELDPILYQQLGSISYEYKKPKTHTNKLLVIKTEFTSSADNYAAIINELVSNEDRNRQIVETIKEHQNRKILLLSDRIEHLNLLENILKEQNIDFVSVHGSQNKKEQVENMQKVKTSSLILATSSFFGEGIDFPHLNTIIFATPISFYGRLIQYLGRIGRGNQECLAIDFLDFRNPMLNSTYRKRLEGYKNMHYK